From Flavipsychrobacter sp., a single genomic window includes:
- the serA gene encoding phosphoglycerate dehydrogenase: MNTDIAKQKVLLLEGIHANAKNAFIEAGYTDIEEITTSLSKQELVDKIKSVNIIGIRSNTHLTKEVLDAAKNLSSIGCFCIGTNQVDTNHAGYLGIPVFNAPFSNTRSVAELTIATIIHLMRGIPEKNIAAHKGIWKKSAKDSFEVRKKVLGIVGYGNIGSQLSVIASALGMHVYYYDVDNKLQHGNATQVESLEQLLSMSDVVSLHVPATGATENLIGEKEFKKMKNGSFLVNYSRGNVIDIDALVNNLESGKILGAAIDVFPVEPKSIKETFTSPLQQFDNVLLTPHIGGSTQEAQENIGLEVAEKLIKYNNIGATSFAVNFPETTVIHNDNAQRITHIHYNEPGILRKIIKIVADRDLNILAQSLQTNATIGYVILDIEPTDKIEEILAELEQIPGTIKARIIKP; encoded by the coding sequence ATGAATACAGATATAGCAAAACAAAAAGTATTATTGCTTGAAGGAATACACGCTAACGCCAAAAATGCATTTATAGAGGCTGGATATACTGATATTGAGGAAATTACAACCAGCCTTTCCAAGCAAGAACTTGTTGATAAAATAAAATCCGTAAACATAATAGGCATCAGGTCTAATACCCATTTAACAAAAGAAGTATTAGATGCCGCTAAAAACCTTTCTAGTATTGGTTGTTTTTGTATTGGTACCAATCAAGTAGACACCAACCATGCCGGATATTTAGGAATTCCCGTCTTTAATGCCCCATTCTCAAATACTAGAAGTGTTGCTGAACTTACAATTGCTACTATAATACACTTAATGAGGGGCATACCCGAAAAAAACATTGCTGCACATAAAGGCATATGGAAAAAGTCTGCAAAAGACTCCTTCGAGGTAAGAAAAAAAGTATTGGGTATAGTAGGTTACGGTAATATAGGATCGCAGCTAAGCGTCATAGCTAGTGCCTTAGGTATGCATGTTTATTATTACGATGTTGATAATAAACTACAACATGGTAATGCCACTCAAGTAGAATCGTTAGAGCAACTGCTATCCATGTCAGATGTTGTGTCATTGCACGTACCTGCCACTGGTGCTACTGAAAATTTGATCGGTGAAAAAGAGTTTAAAAAGATGAAAAATGGCAGTTTTCTCGTCAACTACTCTAGAGGTAATGTGATAGATATTGACGCACTAGTAAATAACTTAGAATCAGGAAAAATACTAGGCGCTGCAATAGATGTTTTCCCTGTTGAGCCAAAATCCATCAAAGAGACTTTCACTTCTCCCCTACAGCAGTTCGACAATGTGTTGCTAACACCACATATTGGAGGTAGCACACAGGAAGCTCAAGAAAATATTGGATTAGAAGTAGCTGAAAAATTAATTAAGTACAACAATATAGGCGCTACGTCATTTGCAGTCAACTTTCCTGAAACAACAGTTATTCATAATGACAATGCTCAAAGAATAACACATATACACTATAATGAGCCTGGTATCTTAAGGAAAATAATCAAGATAGTAGCAGATAGGGATTTGAATATATTAGCCCAATCGCTACAAACTAACGCTACTATCGGCTATGTAATACTGGACATAGAACCTACCGATAAAATTGAAGAAATACTCGCTGAACTTGAGCAGATACCCGGTACTATAAAAGCAAGGATCATAAAACCATAA
- a CDS encoding T9SS type A sorting domain-containing protein produces the protein MIVKLLDKKHSAVFRKSLFLSMLSLLISMQALAQPTITFTNSSPTVCSGITTAGFTYSATTGAPVDYSIDWDAAAEAQGFNDVANVAFPASPITTTVPGTAAAGTYNGILTARDGGAVTSINYPVSVTVNATSVVTDHGVNRNICAGDNTTFSVVATGGGLTYQWESSINGGVTYNNVVNGGIYSGATSATLTLTAVPASSSSTLFRCVVSGGGCTNTSAARLLVVNVLPSIVSHGVNKTICAGSNTTFDVIASGAGITYQWQSSTNGGTTYNNVVNGGIYSGATTPNLALTAVPATSSSTLFRCVVSGTCPPNAISGARLLVVNELPSITAQPIDKTICLGDNVTFDIIGSGANVTYQWQESINGGATFSNLNNGGIYSGTTSQNLSITAPPIGMNNYQYRCVVSGTCTPSVTSTTRTLTINTAPAITDNGVNKTICAGDNTTFGITATGSALTYQWQSSTDGGTTYNNVNNGGIYSGAATATLSLTAVPATSSSTLFRCVVNGACTPNVTSAARLLVVNELPSIAIQPIDKTICFGASTTFDIIGSGAGITYQWQESTNGGATFSNLANGGVYSGVTSQNLVLTTPPVSMNNNQYRCIVSGTCPPAVTSVARTLTVNALPAVTIHPSNSSVCPGSNTSFSVTATGAGLMYQWQHSIDGGATFTNINNGGIYSNATTATLNITGAPASIHNNQYRCVVSGTCPPSVNSNAATVTVLTVPSVTDNGVNKTICAGDNTTFGITATGSGLTYQWQSSTDGGTTYNNVVNGGIYSGATTATLSLTAVPATSSSTLFRCVVNGTCTPSTMSAARLLVVNELPSITAQPIDKTICLGANTTFDIIGSGANVTYQWQESTNGGATFSNLANGGVYSGVTTQNLVLTTPGVSMNNNQYRCIVSGTCPPAVTSVARTLTINTAPSITDNGVNKTICASDNTTFGITATGTALTYQWQSSIDGGTTYSNVNNGGIYSGATTATLSLTAVPATSSSTLFRCLVNGVCTPNVTSAPRLLVVNELPSISIQPVDKTICFGASTTFDIIGSGAGITYQWQESTNGGATFSNLANGGVYSGVTTQNLVLTTPGVSMSNNQYRCIVSGTCPPAVTSVARTLTVNGLPAITTQPSNSSICPGGNTSFSVTATGAGLTYQWRVSTDGGTTFSDIMNGGIYSGATTATLNITGATVANQGHQYHCVISGTCPPLVTTDNKTLTILAAPVVTDHGVNRTICVSDNTTFGITATGAGLTYQWQSSTDGGNTYNNVVNGGIYSGATTATLSLTAVPATSSSTLFRCVVNGTCTPSTMSAARLLIVQIPPSIAAQPIDKTICLGANTTFDIIGSGANVTYQWQVSTDAGATFNNVSNAGVYSGVTSQSLMLTAPGLTMNGYQYRCIVSGSCAPSVTSVVRTLTINTAPAITTHPANAAICVVGNASFNVVATGTALTYKWEVSIDGGATYNDVINGGLYSGASTATLNLTGASMTEHNYKYRCVIGGTCPPSVTTTEATLTINTLPALTSQTTDKTICEGTNTSFGVTATGSALTYQWQVSTNGGATFNNIANGGIYSNATTATLNLSSVPTSANNNQYRCVISGACTPSVTSAARQLTVNALPTITIQPVNSTICTGNNTSFTTTATGTAISYQWQVSTDAGTTWNNLTNTGIYSGATTNTLSLTNATSTVNQVHYRCVVSGTCTPAAITNTVKLTINANPAIHNHGVNRTICVGDNTVFSVATSGAGLTYQWESSTDGGNTYSNVTNGGIYSGATTSTLALTNPPVTSSSTLFRCVVNGICTTTPIVSGARLLVVNALPAIVTQPVDRVICDGNNTTFDVVATGAGLTFQWQVSNNSGASFSNISNGSIYSGVNTGSLVITGGTTVENGNEYRCIVSGACAPSLTTVSRKLTVHALPVIVAQPQNTSVCNGSNITISCTASGSAISYQWQVDAGAGWVNISNGGGSGTYNNVTSNILSIMNAPAAINGYSFRCVVSSVCAPSVATNAAVLTVDGLPAIADNPSNKVVCAGDNTTFGVNATGAVLSYQWQLDMGSGWNNLNNGGVYSGVTNSTLTITGVTLAMDNYKYRCVVGGKCNPDVNSASATMNVVKKEVSTINITSSNGTILVPGKKVTFYANTTNSGINPKYRWRKNGVDIPGAVFVTYTTSDLALNDKIECLLQADFPCRVNDYDTSNTLEINVPVSINNTVANNFELGLYPNPNNGVFTLKGNFANVNDKAVISVYNNVGQKVYTESVEINRGELNHKIHLDNNLSKGMYIISVQVDGMVYNKRFTITQ, from the coding sequence ATGATTGTAAAATTACTCGACAAAAAACACAGTGCTGTTTTTAGGAAAAGTCTATTCCTCAGTATGCTTTCGCTACTTATTAGTATGCAAGCATTAGCACAACCAACAATTACATTTACCAACAGTTCCCCGACAGTATGTAGTGGTATTACCACAGCAGGTTTTACATACTCGGCTACTACAGGTGCCCCAGTAGATTATAGTATAGACTGGGATGCGGCTGCTGAAGCTCAGGGTTTTAACGATGTTGCTAATGTAGCATTTCCTGCAAGCCCAATTACGACTACTGTACCTGGTACAGCAGCAGCAGGTACTTACAATGGTATCCTTACTGCTCGTGATGGCGGTGCAGTAACTAGTATTAACTATCCTGTTTCAGTAACAGTTAATGCAACCTCTGTTGTTACTGACCATGGCGTAAATAGAAATATTTGTGCTGGTGATAATACTACATTTAGTGTAGTGGCAACAGGTGGAGGTTTAACCTACCAATGGGAGTCTAGCATTAACGGCGGTGTTACTTATAACAACGTTGTTAATGGCGGTATATACTCAGGAGCAACTTCTGCTACGTTAACACTTACTGCTGTGCCTGCTTCATCTAGTAGTACACTTTTCCGTTGTGTAGTAAGTGGTGGTGGTTGTACCAATACTTCAGCTGCAAGATTGTTGGTTGTAAACGTTTTACCTTCAATAGTTTCTCATGGAGTTAATAAAACTATATGTGCAGGTAGTAATACTACATTTGATGTAATAGCATCAGGAGCAGGTATTACTTATCAGTGGCAGTCTAGTACAAATGGTGGTACTACTTATAACAACGTAGTGAATGGTGGTATCTATTCAGGTGCAACAACGCCTAACCTTGCTTTAACAGCAGTACCAGCTACTTCAAGTAGCACTTTGTTTCGTTGTGTGGTAAGTGGTACATGTCCTCCAAATGCAATATCAGGTGCAAGATTGCTAGTGGTAAATGAATTACCATCGATCACTGCACAACCAATTGATAAAACAATTTGTTTGGGTGATAATGTCACTTTTGATATCATTGGTTCAGGTGCTAATGTAACTTATCAATGGCAAGAAAGTATCAATGGTGGAGCTACCTTTTCGAATTTAAATAACGGAGGTATCTATTCAGGTACTACTTCTCAAAACCTGTCAATAACTGCACCTCCTATTGGGATGAACAACTATCAGTATCGTTGTGTGGTTAGCGGTACTTGTACGCCTAGTGTTACTTCTACAACAAGAACATTAACTATAAATACAGCTCCTGCAATAACAGATAATGGAGTTAATAAAACAATATGTGCCGGCGATAATACAACATTTGGTATTACGGCAACAGGCTCTGCTTTGACTTATCAGTGGCAGTCTAGTACTGACGGCGGTACTACTTATAATAATGTAAACAATGGAGGTATCTATTCAGGAGCAGCAACAGCAACATTGTCTTTAACAGCAGTGCCAGCTACATCTAGTAGTACATTATTCCGTTGTGTGGTAAACGGTGCTTGTACGCCAAATGTTACCTCTGCTGCAAGACTTCTTGTAGTAAATGAATTGCCTTCAATTGCAATTCAACCAATAGACAAGACGATCTGTTTCGGAGCTAGTACAACCTTTGATATTATTGGTTCAGGAGCAGGAATTACTTACCAATGGCAAGAGAGTACTAATGGTGGAGCTACTTTTAGTAATCTAGCAAATGGTGGTGTATATAGTGGTGTTACTTCTCAAAACTTAGTATTGACTACTCCGCCTGTAAGCATGAACAATAATCAATACCGTTGTATTGTGAGTGGTACATGTCCTCCGGCAGTTACATCAGTAGCTAGAACATTAACCGTTAATGCTTTACCTGCAGTTACGATACACCCTTCAAACAGTTCAGTTTGTCCTGGAAGTAACACTAGCTTTAGTGTAACTGCAACTGGAGCAGGTTTGATGTATCAATGGCAACATAGTATTGATGGTGGTGCTACCTTCACTAATATAAATAATGGTGGTATTTATAGTAATGCAACTACAGCTACATTAAATATTACAGGAGCACCTGCTTCTATTCATAATAATCAATACCGTTGTGTAGTAAGTGGCACTTGTCCTCCAAGTGTAAATTCTAATGCTGCTACTGTGACAGTGTTAACCGTTCCTTCAGTAACAGATAACGGAGTTAATAAAACAATATGTGCAGGAGATAATACAACATTTGGTATTACTGCTACAGGATCTGGTTTGACTTATCAGTGGCAGTCTAGTACTGACGGTGGTACAACTTATAACAATGTTGTTAATGGAGGTATCTATTCAGGAGCAACAACTGCTACTTTATCTTTAACAGCAGTGCCGGCTACATCTAGTAGTACATTATTCCGTTGTGTGGTAAATGGTACATGTACGCCAAGTACAATGTCTGCTGCAAGACTTCTTGTAGTAAATGAATTGCCTTCGATAACTGCACAGCCGATTGATAAAACAATTTGCTTAGGTGCTAATACTACTTTCGATATCATAGGTTCTGGTGCTAATGTTACTTACCAATGGCAAGAGAGTACTAATGGCGGAGCTACTTTTAGTAATCTAGCAAATGGAGGTGTATATAGTGGTGTTACTACTCAGAATTTAGTGTTGACCACTCCTGGTGTAAGCATGAACAATAATCAATATCGTTGTATTGTAAGTGGTACATGCCCTCCTGCAGTTACTTCAGTAGCTAGAACGTTAACTATAAATACAGCTCCTTCAATAACAGATAACGGAGTTAATAAAACAATATGTGCCAGCGATAATACAACATTTGGTATTACGGCTACAGGAACCGCATTAACGTACCAATGGCAATCGAGCATTGATGGTGGTACTACTTATAGTAATGTAAACAATGGAGGTATCTATTCGGGAGCAACAACAGCAACATTGTCTTTAACAGCAGTGCCAGCTACATCTAGTAGTACATTATTCCGTTGTCTAGTGAATGGAGTTTGTACTCCAAATGTTACTTCAGCACCAAGACTATTAGTTGTAAACGAATTACCATCTATCTCAATTCAGCCGGTAGATAAAACTATCTGTTTCGGAGCTAGTACAACCTTTGATATTATTGGTTCAGGAGCAGGAATTACTTACCAATGGCAAGAGAGTACTAATGGTGGAGCTACTTTTAGTAATCTAGCAAATGGTGGTGTATATAGTGGTGTTACTACTCAGAATTTAGTGTTGACTACACCTGGCGTAAGCATGAGTAACAATCAATATCGTTGTATTGTAAGTGGTACGTGCCCTCCTGCAGTTACTTCAGTAGCTAGAACATTAACTGTAAATGGCTTGCCTGCAATTACAACACAGCCTTCAAATAGCTCAATTTGTCCTGGTGGTAACACTAGCTTTAGTGTAACTGCAACAGGAGCAGGTTTGACTTATCAATGGAGAGTAAGTACAGATGGTGGTACAACATTTAGTGATATAATGAATGGTGGTATTTACTCAGGAGCTACTACAGCTACATTGAATATTACAGGAGCTACTGTTGCTAATCAAGGCCATCAGTACCATTGTGTTATTAGTGGAACATGCCCTCCACTTGTTACAACAGATAATAAAACATTAACCATCTTAGCTGCTCCTGTAGTTACAGATCATGGTGTTAACCGTACAATTTGTGTTAGTGATAATACAACATTTGGTATCACAGCAACAGGTGCAGGTTTGACCTATCAATGGCAGTCTAGCACTGATGGTGGTAATACATATAATAATGTGGTGAATGGTGGTATTTATTCAGGTGCAACAACTGCTACTTTATCTTTAACAGCAGTGCCAGCTACTTCAAGCAGTACATTATTCCGTTGTGTAGTAAATGGTACATGTACTCCAAGTACAATGTCAGCGGCTAGATTATTGATAGTTCAGATTCCACCTTCAATAGCTGCTCAACCAATTGATAAAACAATTTGTTTAGGTGCTAATACAACTTTCGATATCATAGGTTCTGGTGCTAATGTTACTTACCAATGGCAAGTAAGTACTGATGCAGGTGCAACGTTCAATAATGTATCTAATGCAGGTGTATATAGTGGCGTTACTTCACAAAGCTTGATGTTGACAGCACCTGGTCTTACAATGAATGGTTATCAATACCGTTGTATTGTAAGTGGTTCATGTGCACCATCTGTTACATCTGTTGTAAGAACCTTGACCATTAATACAGCTCCTGCAATTACTACACATCCTGCTAACGCTGCTATATGTGTGGTGGGTAATGCATCATTTAATGTTGTTGCTACAGGTACTGCACTTACTTACAAGTGGGAAGTTAGTATTGATGGTGGTGCGACGTATAATGATGTAATCAATGGAGGTCTTTATTCTGGTGCGTCTACGGCAACACTAAACTTAACGGGTGCTTCTATGACGGAGCATAATTATAAATATCGTTGCGTTATAGGTGGTACTTGCCCTCCAAGTGTAACTACTACGGAAGCAACCTTAACAATTAACACATTGCCTGCACTTACTTCGCAGACTACTGATAAGACGATTTGTGAAGGTACTAATACAAGTTTTGGAGTAACGGCAACTGGTTCTGCCCTTACTTATCAATGGCAAGTAAGTACTAATGGTGGTGCAACGTTCAATAACATTGCAAATGGAGGTATCTATAGTAATGCAACAACTGCCACGCTGAACCTTTCAAGTGTTCCTACATCGGCAAATAACAACCAATACCGTTGTGTAATAAGTGGTGCATGTACGCCAAGCGTTACATCTGCAGCAAGACAGTTAACTGTTAATGCGTTGCCTACTATTACAATCCAACCTGTAAATAGTACTATATGTACCGGTAATAATACAAGCTTTACAACAACAGCTACAGGTACAGCTATCTCGTACCAATGGCAAGTAAGTACTGATGCTGGTACTACTTGGAATAATCTAACTAATACAGGTATCTATAGTGGAGCAACAACAAACACGCTTAGTTTAACCAATGCAACAAGTACTGTAAATCAGGTTCACTATCGTTGTGTTGTGAGTGGTACTTGTACTCCGGCAGCAATAACTAATACTGTGAAGCTTACTATTAATGCTAATCCTGCTATTCATAATCATGGTGTGAACCGTACTATATGTGTTGGTGATAATACTGTGTTTAGTGTTGCAACTTCAGGTGCAGGTCTTACTTACCAGTGGGAGTCTAGTACAGATGGTGGTAATACTTATAGCAATGTTACAAACGGTGGTATCTACAGTGGTGCTACTACTAGTACATTAGCGCTTACTAATCCTCCTGTAACATCAAGCAGTACATTGTTCCGTTGCGTTGTTAATGGTATTTGTACTACTACTCCTATTGTTTCAGGTGCAAGATTGCTAGTAGTAAATGCATTACCTGCAATCGTAACACAACCAGTAGATAGAGTGATCTGTGATGGAAACAATACTACATTTGATGTGGTGGCAACAGGTGCAGGTCTTACTTTCCAATGGCAAGTAAGTAACAATAGCGGTGCAAGCTTTAGCAATATATCAAATGGTAGTATCTATAGTGGTGTTAATACTGGTAGTCTTGTTATTACTGGTGGTACTACTGTAGAGAATGGTAATGAGTATCGTTGTATTGTAAGCGGTGCTTGTGCACCAAGCCTTACAACTGTATCAAGAAAACTTACAGTACATGCATTGCCAGTTATTGTGGCTCAACCTCAAAATACAAGCGTATGTAATGGTAGCAATATAACTATCTCTTGTACAGCTTCTGGTTCGGCTATTAGCTATCAATGGCAAGTAGACGCAGGCGCTGGTTGGGTGAATATTAGTAATGGTGGCGGTAGCGGTACTTATAATAATGTTACCTCTAACATATTAAGTATTATGAATGCTCCTGCTGCAATTAATGGATATTCTTTCCGTTGTGTGGTAAGTAGTGTTTGTGCTCCTTCAGTTGCCACAAATGCAGCAGTCCTAACTGTTGATGGCTTACCTGCTATTGCTGATAATCCTTCAAACAAGGTTGTTTGTGCAGGTGATAACACTACATTCGGTGTGAACGCAACAGGTGCAGTATTGTCTTACCAATGGCAATTAGACATGGGTAGTGGATGGAATAACTTGAATAACGGAGGTGTATACAGTGGTGTCACTAACAGTACACTTACTATTACAGGTGTAACGCTAGCTATGGATAATTATAAATACCGTTGTGTAGTAGGAGGTAAGTGTAATCCTGATGTTAACTCGGCTTCTGCAACTATGAACGTGGTTAAGAAAGAAGTTTCTACTATTAACATCACATCGAGCAATGGTACTATTTTAGTTCCGGGTAAGAAAGTTACCTTCTATGCTAATACAACAAACTCTGGTATTAATCCTAAATACAGATGGAGAAAGAATGGTGTAGATATTCCTGGTGCTGTATTTGTTACTTATACAACAAGTGATCTGGCACTTAACGATAAGATAGAATGTCTATTGCAGGCTGACTTCCCTTGTAGAGTAAATGATTACGATACTAGTAATACACTTGAGATAAATGTTCCGGTATCAATTAACAATACTGTTGCTAATAACTTCGAATTAGGTTTATACCCTAATCCAAATAATGGTGTGTTTACATTGAAAGGAAACTTTGCTAATGTTAATGATAAAGCGGTAATCTCCGTTTACAATAATGTTGGTCAAAAAGTGTACACCGAATCAGTTGAAATAAACAGAGGTGAACTAAATCATAAGATTCATTTAGATAATAACTTGTCTAAAGGAATGTATATTATCTCTGTTCAAGTTGATGGAATGGTATATAATAAAAGGTTTACTATTACTCAATAA
- a CDS encoding T9SS type A sorting domain-containing protein, which translates to MFSINKYICFIALLFFVATSVIAQTTRKVLFLGNSYTYVNNLPQLVANAALSVGDTLAYDVYAPGGYTLQEHGQDTNATNKIKNQTWDYIVLQGQSQEPITKTGKFKGGAKGLNDIANQYNSCSVTMLYVTWGRKNGDPTNCQKYPVMCTYLGMDTTLRNNYYDLATDINAEVSPVSVVWQFLRTNNPSIDLYQSDGSHPSLAGSYAADCCFYSTIFKKDPTLITYNPGLTAIEASIIRNAVKAQVYNNLSAWDFKQAPTSDFFYEIGTGLNEVVLTHKYSPAVEQYSWTFGDGGTSSIAYPSHSYSTNGTYKITLTTSSCDLQGVHTSTSDTTVQFCSHTPTIYTNNPWVCHVDTLLTQAADAYQWVVDGVLVPENAQTLTNYRKYSGSSYSVFATVGGCTELSRKFTKTPDFSGYYFDIRQQKDPCVGDTVWFAALHINGSLSGAEHIFWYKNDTLLSAITNKDTMFITTPGKYKCGVVDPNSKCPIDTTYSSIIVFDCTTGIRTKNTNDVFWKFYPNPTVENITVVMNKEAESKKLQLFDMTGSLLKDISVSNNQVVNISDLPAGLYFLKLEGVPRSTYKLIKM; encoded by the coding sequence ATGTTTTCGATAAATAAGTATATCTGTTTTATTGCCTTATTGTTTTTTGTAGCTACTTCAGTGATTGCCCAAACCACGAGGAAAGTATTATTCTTAGGCAATAGTTATACCTATGTAAATAACCTACCACAGTTAGTAGCTAATGCAGCACTATCTGTAGGAGATACACTTGCCTATGATGTTTATGCACCAGGAGGATATACGCTGCAAGAACATGGACAAGACACTAATGCTACTAATAAAATAAAGAATCAAACTTGGGACTATATTGTACTGCAAGGACAAAGCCAAGAGCCTATTACAAAAACAGGAAAATTTAAGGGGGGAGCAAAAGGGTTGAACGATATTGCTAATCAATACAATTCCTGCTCGGTAACCATGCTATATGTAACATGGGGTCGTAAAAATGGAGATCCCACTAATTGTCAAAAGTATCCTGTAATGTGTACTTATTTGGGTATGGATACAACATTGAGAAATAACTATTACGATCTGGCTACTGATATAAATGCAGAGGTTTCACCAGTATCTGTTGTTTGGCAATTTTTAAGAACTAACAACCCCAGTATTGATCTTTATCAGTCCGATGGTAGTCATCCATCATTGGCTGGTTCTTATGCTGCAGATTGTTGTTTTTATTCAACTATATTTAAAAAAGACCCAACATTAATAACCTATAACCCCGGCCTTACTGCTATAGAGGCCTCTATTATAAGAAACGCAGTGAAAGCTCAGGTATATAATAATCTTAGTGCTTGGGATTTTAAACAAGCGCCAACATCAGATTTTTTCTACGAGATCGGCACAGGCTTAAATGAAGTGGTTTTAACGCATAAATATTCTCCTGCGGTAGAGCAATATTCATGGACATTTGGTGATGGAGGTACCTCTAGCATAGCATATCCATCTCATTCCTATAGCACAAATGGTACCTATAAAATTACATTAACAACATCATCCTGCGACCTACAGGGAGTGCATACCAGCACTAGCGACACAACTGTACAGTTTTGCAGCCATACACCAACTATATACACCAATAATCCTTGGGTATGCCATGTCGATACTTTGTTAACACAAGCTGCTGATGCTTACCAGTGGGTTGTTGATGGAGTTTTGGTGCCAGAAAATGCACAAACCCTTACTAACTATAGAAAGTATAGTGGTTCTTCTTATTCCGTATTTGCAACTGTTGGCGGATGTACTGAGCTTTCAAGGAAGTTTACTAAAACGCCTGATTTCTCTGGGTACTATTTTGATATTAGGCAGCAAAAAGACCCTTGTGTTGGAGATACGGTATGGTTTGCAGCATTGCATATCAATGGATCATTATCAGGTGCTGAACATATATTTTGGTATAAAAATGACACATTATTATCCGCTATTACCAATAAGGATACCATGTTTATTACAACACCTGGTAAATATAAATGTGGGGTAGTCGATCCTAATTCAAAATGTCCTATAGATACTACTTACTCCTCTATAATAGTATTTGACTGTACTACAGGTATTCGTACAAAGAACACAAATGATGTATTCTGGAAGTTTTATCCCAACCCAACAGTTGAAAATATTACAGTGGTAATGAATAAAGAAGCTGAGAGTAAGAAGCTACAGCTATTTGATATGACTGGTAGCTTGTTGAAAGATATCAGCGTGTCAAATAATCAAGTAGTAAATATTTCTGACCTTCCAGCAGGACTATACTTCCTAAAACTGGAGGGTGTACCACGATCTACCTACAAATTAATAAAAATGTAA
- a CDS encoding VIT family protein, translating to MQIEPKHQNPLKDYLSPHYIHKSNWLRASVLGANDGLLSTASIVVGVASASTSREAIVLAALAGLVAGALSMSAGEYVSVSSQTDIEKSDIAREAKELEEMPEEELQYLATIYEQRGLKKETALQVAKELTEHDALGAHIRDELGINEISQAKPLQAALASGASFTFGAVLPLLISIFMPVKDMVYYQYGFTIAFLILLGAVAAKTGGSNVGKAILRITLWGTLAMVLTAVVGRIFGVAV from the coding sequence ATGCAGATTGAACCAAAACACCAAAATCCGCTAAAAGACTATCTATCCCCTCATTATATTCATAAAAGCAACTGGCTTAGAGCTTCTGTGCTAGGTGCTAATGATGGGTTGTTATCTACAGCAAGTATTGTTGTAGGTGTTGCATCAGCAAGTACATCTCGCGAGGCTATAGTACTGGCTGCCTTAGCAGGCTTGGTAGCAGGAGCATTGTCCATGTCGGCTGGCGAATATGTATCTGTAAGTTCTCAAACAGACATTGAAAAATCAGACATAGCACGCGAAGCAAAAGAGTTGGAAGAGATGCCCGAAGAAGAGTTGCAATACCTAGCTACTATTTACGAACAAAGAGGATTGAAAAAAGAAACAGCCCTTCAAGTAGCTAAGGAGTTAACCGAACATGATGCATTGGGGGCACATATTAGAGACGAGTTAGGCATCAACGAAATTAGTCAGGCCAAGCCGCTACAAGCAGCTTTGGCATCTGGAGCTTCTTTCACTTTCGGAGCAGTATTACCTCTCTTGATTTCCATCTTTATGCCTGTAAAAGACATGGTCTACTACCAATACGGTTTTACTATTGCATTTTTGATATTGCTTGGTGCAGTAGCTGCAAAGACAGGTGGTTCTAACGTTGGAAAAGCGATACTTCGCATCACTCTATGGGGCACATTAGCAATGGTACTTACTGCTGTAGTAGGTCGTATTTTTGGAGTAGCAGTATAA